From Punica granatum isolate Tunisia-2019 chromosome 1, ASM765513v2, whole genome shotgun sequence:
GAGGCAATGTCACTCGATCCTATGAGACGAAAGGCTGCCCGAGCCCATCAGCAGGGCCAACGTCCAAGGCAAGTGATACTATCACATGGCTACTATCCTTTTGGAGTCTTCTGAGACCTATATTAGCGGTGAAGTTGTCCTTTATTAGAGGGCTTCTTTGAAGATAGATGGATAGATGTTGTTTGGTATATTTGCTTCTAAATGTGCATTCCTTATAAGTGGTAAGGGTGGATATCGAGTTTAATTGAATCACTGGATATCATTGGATAGATCCTTAAATTGATGGCCAGCGTCCGAGGCAAGTGTTGCTCGAGTTCGCATCGGAATAGTTGAGGTTAGGAGTGAGGTTATTCGAGCCTATGGGGACGAAGTCAAAGGGCAAGGATGCTCGAGCCCGTAAGCGGTGTCAATATCCGAGTCATGTTTCATTTGTCGAGTCTGTAAGGACGGAGCGAGAGGGCGAGGTTACTTGAGCCCCAAAGCCTGTTGGGACTGAGTGTGAGGGAGTGGAGGTCACTCAAGCCCGTCAATTGAAGCCCTAGGCTAGGATACTCGAGCATGTTTGGCACTGAGTAAAAGGGCGATGATATTCGAGCCCATTATCTTCGGCTAATGTTCATTGGCGAGGTTACTCGAGCCTGTGAGGATTGCATGAGAGGGTGAAGTTACTCGAGCTCGTTGTAGTCGGTTGAAGTCCCAGGTGAGGATACTCGAGCCTGTTAGGACAAAGTAATAGGGTGAGAATAGTCGAGCCCCTTCTTTTCGGTCGACATTCATAAACAAGGTTATTCCATCCTGTGGCGACGGTATAAGAGGGTGAAATTACTCGAGCCCGTCGTCTTCGGTCAATGTCCATAGGCGAGGTTACTCTAGCCTGTGGGAAAAGAGTGAGAGGTTGAGGTTACTCGAGCCCGTTTTCTGCTGTTGACGTCCATAGGTGATGTTACTCAAGCCTGTGGGGATAGCATAAGAGGGCGAAATTACTCGAGCCCGTTGTCTTCGGTCGACCTCTATAAACGAGGTTACTCGAGCCCGTGGGGATGGAATGATAGAGCGAGGTTACTCGAGCACGGAGTGAGAGGGCGAGGTTACTCGATCCCGTTGTCCGCGATCGACATCCATAGACGAGGTTACTCGAGCCTATGGGGACAGAGTGATAGGGTGAGGTTACTTGAGCCCGTTGTCTTCGGTCGATGTCCATAGGCGAGATTACTCGAGTATGTGGGGATGGAGTGACAGGGCGAGGTGACTCGAGCTTGTTGTCTTCGGTTGACGTCCATAGGCGAGGTTACTTGAGCCTATAGGGACGGAGTGGGAGGGAGGAGTTACTCGTGCCCGTTGTCTTTAGTCGACGTCCATCGGTGAGGTTACTGGAGCTTGTGGAGACGGAGTGAAAGAGCGAGGTTACTCGAGCTCGTTATCTTCGGTGTGGTCTTTTGGGGAGGTAGGAGCGCATATAATGCTGTAATTAATGATCCTgcattttttagtttttttttttttcagttgattttttttagtgtATTTTGATGCATAATAAATATCAGAAATCTCCGATGTGAACCATTTCCATAATTGAGCAGGATATGACCCGCAAGATTCGACAAGGCTAATTTGCACCAAGCATTTATCATGGTGTATGCATGTCATGATAATAACGAGTTGACCTCATATTTGTTTTTCGCGATCAATTGCTTGTAGAAAATCCTATGGGGAGACAACTCTATAATCAGAGAATGACGCCTCAATATTCTTCTCCAGTACGAGTGAGACCATAAGGAAAGCTCAAAATTATCACATCCTTAGGGTCTCTGGAAATCAATAGTTGCATGTTCCATTGACGCAAGCACATAGCAACGTTTTTATCAGACAACTTGGAATGGCAAGGATGATGAGGAAATTGCTTATCTGAGTATCATTGGAAATCTTTGTGATGCGTCCTCCGCTCTTCTTTGAGTCTAGGTATGGTGTGGAATCAATCAAGTTCCGGGATTAACGTGTTTGGTTGAGAGAAGAAGATATCAAGCAATGAATATGTAAGGCTCCTTGGATCCTCATTTCGGACGTCCATGCTGGTTCTTTTTTCATCTATGATTTTCCTTGGTCTCCGTCTTGCTCACGCCCGAGAGTATATGCAACGGGCAAGGAGGTTAAAGAAGGGAAGGAATAACAAAAAGTGCATACTTATAGCAAAGCTCAAGAGCATGATTCCAAGGGCAAACCAAACACCAGCATTGAAGTTCGAGGGGATAGCATCCATAGAAGAGGTCTAAAATTGATTGCCCACATTCTTGGAGCAACATATCTTGTATTAACAATTAAGAAGCTGTAGCAGCGACAACCACATTGCATAGGAAGCAGTCTGTTGCCTGGCAAAGGAAAGACAAGGATGAACACCTACACATTATTATGAGGTGGACCTAGCTTGAATCCGAGAAGACTGGAGCTGCGGATTGACAATCACTGAGAGTCGGAGGAGCtgaggagagagaagaaggcCTGGTTGAGGTCGTAGGAGAAGCCGGTGGTGGCTGTGTGCAGAGGAGGGTCGGGTCGAGTCGAGATCGAGAGATGGCTGACCGTGAGGGAGGAGCTCCAGGAGGCTTGAAAGAAGCTCGGCTAGGGCTAGCCGAGAGGAAGGGTCGAACCTCAGTGTCGAGCTATGTCGTGAGCGGAGAAGGTAGCAGCCGCGGCTGCTGTGGCTCGGTGATGACGAGGCAGAGACCTCGGGAGGAGTCCAGATCGACGGAGCTGAGTCTGACAGTCAGCTATTGGTGGGGAAGAGAAGCTCGACGACGAGCAGATGGTGACAACGGTCTGACCTCGGAGGGAGGAGAACTTGTACGAACGAGAGCATGAGAGGGAGATCGAGTGGAGGACGTTCatatgaatgaaaaagatgATGTTAAATGGAAATCGTTTGGGCATCTTCGATGGGTCCAAGGGCCCTTATGAGCTTTAATTAACCAAATAAATCGTAATTTATCTACATATCAGAAGCATTTAAACGATACAAATTCGAAATGAACCCGATGGGATCTTTAAGAAATGTAGTCATGCATGCTTCATGCCCCAAATGCCATTTTGtaatgtatataataatttatatttatatatataagggcTCTTTTCAGGTATTATTATATTACCCTTTCTAGCTAGATCATTAAAATTAATGTGAAAGCCAGTAAACAAAGCACATTATAAAATGCGGAAAAATCTCCGGTCCCAGCTCCGCTGAGATGAGCAAAGAAGCAAACTCCATGCCTCCTTTCAACCGAAATAAAATCATGCATGTAATTCCATCTAGTGCGATTTTCTCGCATTCATTGATCTTATACATTTTATATATTGATGTACTGAGAATATAATACGTACAATACGTGAATATACAGTTCTCTTCAACTGGTAAACGGATGTCTATGTGCTCGCAGGATCACATTTTCCACATCGATATCAAACCAATtcattctgaaaaaaaaaaagaaaaaaagaaaaaacctcAATTAGTAATAAACCATAAAAGGAGGAGACGGCCGAGGACTTGAGAGAACCACAAAAACTTGTTCATTTTGGGCCATGTATTGTTAAGTTTCATCAACAACCGATTCCAGAACTGCTAgcgctccgtttggtttcggagtcgcggtttaaaattttaactttaactttaattttaactcaatacactataAAACAAAACATACTTTTCCAAAGTCAAATTGGTGAGCCtcatatattattcaatataCAATCTCATACACTAcccaatacactacacaacaaaactgATGGGGTTCACAGGTCctacattattttttctttttcgacaattaaaatcaaagttacaaatttaaaattttaactctgaaatcaaacgcactgTAACTGTCTGATTTGACACTTTGGGGCCCCCTTTAACGGCTCCCTCCAGCTTAATTAATGGGCTGGGCCTTGGGCCCGCCCGACATGAGAACCGTTTTGATCTCCGCTAACCGGGATGGGGATGAAGGCCGAGACGAAGCCGCCTCTTCGTAGCCACAATAAATTTCGCTATTAGTAGGAAGTCAAATAGTAAGAATCAAAACTCTTGGTATCAGATAGAGGATATATGAGTTAACGATCGATCAGCGTCGGATTGTTAGCGGTATCTGCTTGAGTGCCATGTATTTGCTCGATCTTGGACCATAGTTCTGAGCTCCGACGATGTCGATGGGCTACGGATTTCTCAGAGTCATCCCAGAGAAGGGTATGCATAGGACCTATTTCAGAGCTGTGTCCCATGCCATGCAAATGGAATAGAAGTCAACTATGGAACACAGAGAAAATGAATGAGAGAGCACAGTATCAGTATGGAGGGATCAAGAAGATGATGGTTTCAGTTACCAATACACGTCAATCACTCTTTTTAGGTCGGACTATTAGCCCCATGTGGCTATCCCTACTAAAGGAACCTCGCTACCATGGAATGTTTTTTTCGTCATAACTCGCTGAGACTTAGCCCAACTTGGTCACCGTAACCCACCAACacactagtgaattaagttaaaggttcactaaattaaatattataactCTACGTCATCAGTGAGGTTCGAACTTGTGATATTCAAGTGAAACGATTAGAATTTAATCACTAGACCACCGTGCTGGTGTTCGCATCAATCACTATCTATGTATTAACATTAGATAGACTCTCTCATCATCACTCATTTGATCAATTTTTaccaatttaattaattaattaattgttcaTTTATTTACCATTACATCACACTCTACTTTGTCTTCTATTTGCTAAGCCACACATACatgtgtctatatatatatatatatatatttatggtgGTGTGTACATAGTCTATAGACCACACACACACTTGATCAAAGTCTATCATCTGTTTTGTATAAAGGTGGGGGGGCCCTTTTGTGAACGACAGCATCAATTTCTTTATGATTTCCTTTTGATTGGATTCAATGTTCTAATAGAAAATTTTGTACATTGAGCCCATCATTTTCATCAATTTCCTCTACTATGGCCAGTAgcctccatctctctctctctctctctctctctctctctctctctctctctcctccttttttttttttgactcAGAGCTATGATAGTCTCCATTTGGTTGATCCGCATCCACCCGGCCTTATAAGACATCTTATATATAACAAGGTCTGCATCTTGTAACTTTCTTGGAAATGCAACATTTGACTCTCACATGAGGTTCGGTCACATCGCATGTGTCGCAGCCAATTCAATCGCCCCCAATAATTACTGCGAACGAGTACCCGAATCTAAGGATTATAAGCAACAGCTCCAGCTCATTTCAAAGTATATACTTTGTTCTCCtacccccccaaaaaaaaaaggtatataCTTTGTATGGAAGAAAAACATTTATTAGATTCACTTATTAAAAGATATAAACGGCAAATAATTTGGTACTTATGATATATTGATAGGAATGATATCTGATGAAAAGAATCACACATAAATTATTCATTGCGCCCGGACcatcaaaaaaggaaaaaaaaaaaagacactgAATTAATTATAACATAATAATTGAGCAAGACACCGTCTCGTCTTACGTATtgtcttatatataattagagcATATATAGTCTTATACACTCTTCCTCTTATCATGAAGCAATAAGTTAATAAACAAGAATGAATAATTAGCTGTAGAGATTAGGATATGCGCAACAACAGGAGCTGATCAGATGAAAATGCCTGCTAAGGATGACAATCGACACTCGTGACATATCATCTTGTCTGAATAGATAAAACTTTCTATGTTTAGTTTTATCATGTAAGTGAAAGTATACGGTGACACGGAATGATCCACAAGTATTAaatatcttttcaaaaatgaaaattcaacaATCGTGATGAGATGAATAATGGATGGTGATATCAccataataattaacttatattttatatttcagcTCATGCAaatcattttataattatttgattttctcttcttttttttttccttttttggagCAAAAGTTAAAAGAACGAGAGACGACGGCGCTAATTATTTTGCATCAACATGGACGGATGATACCTCACGATACGCATCAATTGCCAAAATCCTCCTTCCTTCTATATGTAattatctctcttttttttttcagttaaagTACTTGTAAATTTAAACACAGATAATAAATTGTCTTATCAGTAAACGGTAATTAcctataatataaaatttcaaagcacAACGCGAACAACGCGAACATTGCGTACCGATGGCGGAATCACGAAAAGACTTTTTCAAACAAAAATCAATATACAGATAAGGTTTAAACGGTCAAACAAATAAGATGAAATAATTTCGTTTCAAACAGAACAAAAggaaatttcataaaaatgggagaaagaaagaaagcaaaGCTCCctgattttcattttctcattttcattttttttttatttttaaatttaattttaattagggttcttcccttcctcttcctcttccatcGACTGTTACCAGCGCATTATAACACCACAAAACAAGAAAGGCTAAAAAGAACAGAAACACTTCGAACAAACAAACGAAACGCAGAAAGACAAAAACTCCACCACCCCaacctccccccccccccccccccccccccccccccccccccccccccccaaaaaaaaaacaacaaaagaaaaaaaaaaaggcgcaATGGATCCGCTTTCACCCCTCATCTCCTTCCCTCGCTTTCACGCCTCTTGATTCCAACCCCACCCGGCCAACCCCCCCTGGACGGAGCCGTTTTGCCGCCGTGTCACGCCGCCGACATCTTTCTGATCCGATCGGTATGGCTACCTCCTCCGATTTGCTTGATTATCGCTCGTGGCAGTTTCATTTTCTCTATTCGTCGGCGCTTTTCGTTTTCTGGGTTCTGGGCTTTCTTACTGGGGGGCTAGGTTTCCGTGCGCTGTGTATGGATCTCGTCGATTCGCCATTTTCCTTGTTTCTTGGTTTGATCTTGGCGTCCTGAGGGTGTTTTTCCCTCCCCCTTTCTTGGTTTTTGTTGCTTTCCcgtaaattttcttcttttccttcttggGAGTTTTGGGTTTGATGTTCTTGGGATGGTTCGTGGTTGTTCCTGCTGATTTTCTCCTTTTGGAAAAATTGTCTTTGCCTTTGTCGGCCTATTGTAGTTTAAATTTGCCTTTGTGTTCTTGCAGCTTCCGGAATTTCCTTATTTTGCTCTGAAGTTTTCATCTTTAGCTATGCTGAtccattctttttcctttcatgTTTATCAATTTTCATGTTTAACCGTTCTTCTCTTATGTCTGGAGtgttgaaaaaggaaaagtaaaacCTTTGCTGCTATTGAGAAATTCATATATAGTGATTTGTGAAAGAATAGTGGACTCGAAAGTTGGACTTGTATGGCAAATATTTTCTACCCATATCTCTGCAATTATTTTGTCAAGGAAGAAGAGTATAAAGCTCTGAGTCGATCTCTTTGGAGCTTAgcacttttttgttttttgttctCCCCTGTTTTCTCCTTTCTACCTCTTTGTGTGATTTGGAGGATTATTCATTGGTTCGTGGCTCGTCTCTGAAGCTTGATATAGAATGGTTCTGTTGCTTGGTCTTGGGTTTGACTCCACGTTGCTCCTATCAAAGAGTCAAGTCTCTGTTTTAGTAGGTTTAGCTTTGGCGAGCTATCACATGGCTACTATCCTTTTTGAGTCTTCTGAGACCTATATTAGCGGTGCAGTTGTCCTTTATTAGAGGGCTTCTTTGAAGATAGATGGATAGATGTTGTTTGGTATATTTGCTTCTAAATGTGCATCCCTTATAAGTGGTAAGGGTGGATGTCGAGTTTAATTGAATCACTGGATATCATTGGACAGATCCTTAAATTGATAGTCATATCTACTTTAGAGGCAATGGTTAAGTGCCTCCGAAATGCCACAAATAGGTCAGTGAGGTCATCTGCTGAGTTAATAACTTGACGGCTCAGCGCCTCATGTGTAGGATGTGTCACATATTATGCTAAATGTGGCTAGCAGCATACACACAGCTTCTGTTCACCTTTTTCTTGTTGCTTGGAACTCACCATTAGGCTTATGTACTAGGCTCGACTACATTTGATCAGCTTGATAAAAAGTTTATATTTATAGAATGTTAAACTTGCAACAGCAAGCTTATGCTGTTAGGCGATACAATTACTGGGAGCATCCGTTGGCGTCAATGAGTTATAGGATAAATTGTGATCATAAGCCTATGCTGCCAATTGAAACAGTTTAGGAAGCGCTTGTTGACGTCGATGTGTTATGAATAGTTGATTGTCCTTATTATAGGATCTGCTTCTCTATAGCCTGCAGAATGTAAGAATCTTTTACAACATCGGTTGTATTgtatgaaaatgaaatatataatttattattaattgggGTGAAATTGTGTGTTTATATATAAGGTTAAGTTGCttaaattgataagttttGCTGTTGCTTTTCTGCTTAACTGGTTGAGGTGGACAAAAAGATTATTTGCCTCCTATTCTTTGAAGAGTGCTGGATTATTATGGCATGGGATAATTTTGCTTTTGATCATCTGATATGGTAGGTAAATGATCTTCAAAGGTGAGAGAACTTAGAGCATAAGAGAACATTTTGGGATCTAATGGCATCAGTAGGTATGCCACCCACATCTGGTTTGAGAGAACCCAGTGGCCATGCCGTTGCTGCTGATACTTTGCCTGATGAGATGAATGATATGAAAATTAGGGATGATAAGGTATGTGCAAACTCTCAGTTCAGCAACTCAGTTATcatttcactctttttcagTAGACTTGgttttaacttttttctttgCCTTACTCTTGTTCTGAGCTCTGCCAATTTTTGCGCCACTAAATTTCTAGGAGGTGGAGGCAACAGTTGTTGATGGAAATGCAACAGAGACAGGCCATATAATAGTTACAACTATTGGGGGCAGAAATGGCCAGCCGAAACAGGTACAttgctgtttttttttttttaatgagtaACCTCAAGGGGTTTGGCCTAGTGGTTAAGGTGTGCCTAAACTTGCACCCGATCCCGGGTTCAAATCCCCTTGGGGCCACTGGAGCGCCTTTGGTGTGATTACTTGCTCTGTGCGCCGTCGGGGGTTCACAGAGTCCCGGGGATTAGTCGGGTGAAACCTGGACACCCTGGGttagcccaaaaaaaaaaactatgtgATTTTCTTCTTTGGCATGAGTTTGCCTATAGTTTTGTCCTTTATCATGAGAAAGTTCTTTCATTTATGTGTTAAGTGGTTTGAATATTCGGTCCTATTATTTTCAGACAATAAGCTACATTGCCGAGCGTGCAGTGGGACGTGGATCATTCGGAGTTGTGTATCAGGTTCGTGTCAGTTTTTTGTGTTTAAGAGTAATTTGAGTATAAGCTGTAATCCCATTTCTATACATATTTTTACTTGATAAAGAAAAGGCTCATCTATATCGCTTATTTTCCTCCAGGCTAAGTGCCTAGAGAATGGTGAAGCTGTAGCTATAAAGAAGGTCCTGCAAGACAAGAGGTACAAGAATCGAGAGCTGCAGATCATGCGTCTTCTAGATCACCCAAATGTAGTCTCTTTGAAGCATTGTTTCTTCTCGGCGAGTGAAAAAGATGAGCTGTACCTTAATCTAGTACTGGAGTATGTTCCTGAAACTGTGCACCGTGTGATCAAGCACTACAACAAGTTGAACCAAAGGATGCCGCTTATCTATGTGAAGCTCTATGCGTATCAGGTCTGTGCTGTCTGAGGAAGAATACTTGGAAAATAGTTTCTTAGTCTTTTGCCTATGTCATTCTTAGTTATGTTGCTTTCATAAGTTAATCTCTTTGGCTTATGTTGCTTTCCTTGTGCATGCTAGATCTTCAGGGCATTGTCTTATATTCATCTCAGTATTGGCGTGTGTCACCGGGACATTAAGCCTCAAAACCTTTTGGTGAGTTGATAATGGTTATAGGTTCAATTGGAATTTGATTGCGTGTTATCAGTATTTTATACCTTTTCAAGAACATTATTCATAATGTTATTCATCTTGAGCTCATCCTTTGCGCTTCATCAGGTTAATCCACATACTCACCAGGTCAAGCTCTGTGATTTTGGAAGTGCAAAAGTATTGGTATGTTCTCGTACTATCATCCTACCAATCTTTCATATGAAATCACTTTGAGTTTGTGAGTCTAATTCTTACATTATCCTCTGTTAGGTGAAAGGGGAGCCAAATATTTCTTACATTTGCTCGAGGTACTATAGGGCTCCTGAGCTTATCTTCGGAGCAACTGAATACACTACAGCTATTGATATCTGGTCTGCTGGCTGTGTTCTTGCTGAGCTACTTCTCGGACATGTAATGCAGTCTTTCTCTTGTTTTTATTTCATACGtatatctttttttccctcgGCTTGATATGGATTTACTTTTCATCTACTAATTCATCTTGATCTTTGTTGTCATTTTCAGCCTCTGTTTCCTGGTGAGAGTGGAGTGGACCAGCTCGTGGAGATCATCAAGGTGAATTAGATAAGCATCAAAATTTTCCATTAGTCAATGTGATTTAGTCTAATCGGTGGATGTTTACTGCAAAGTGGGAATTTCTCCTTTAGCATAGACCAAAGGACAAAATCATTCTTCTCGTCTCATGAGTTTACATTGTGGAAATCAACTGATGTGTTCACAGGTTTTGGGCACTCCAACCAGGGAGGAAATCAAGTGCATGAACCCCAACTATACAGAGTTTAAATTCCCTCAAATAAAGGCCCATCCATGGCATAAGGTTATacagattaaaaaaaatggcagCATTGTTAGTAATTATTGTTTCTTCTTTGTCATAGCTATgtatatgatttttctttgatttatGATTAGATATTCCACAAGCGGATGCCTCCAGAAGCAGTTGACTTGGTTTCAAGGTTGCTGCAGTATTCACCAAACCTACGGTGCTCAGCTGTGAGTATCTGTAGTTAACTTATCACACACATAGAACGGCCTATTTCCTTGACATATTTACCAATGATTTTACTTCTGTTGT
This genomic window contains:
- the LOC116187708 gene encoding shaggy-related protein kinase gamma; its protein translation is MASVGMPPTSGLREPSGHAVAADTLPDEMNDMKIRDDKEVEATVVDGNATETGHIIVTTIGGRNGQPKQTISYIAERAVGRGSFGVVYQAKCLENGEAVAIKKVLQDKRYKNRELQIMRLLDHPNVVSLKHCFFSASEKDELYLNLVLEYVPETVHRVIKHYNKLNQRMPLIYVKLYAYQIFRALSYIHLSIGVCHRDIKPQNLLVNPHTHQVKLCDFGSAKVLVKGEPNISYICSRYYRAPELIFGATEYTTAIDIWSAGCVLAELLLGHPLFPGESGVDQLVEIIKVLGTPTREEIKCMNPNYTEFKFPQIKAHPWHKIFHKRMPPEAVDLVSRLLQYSPNLRCSALDALIHPFFDELRDPNTRLPNGRFLPPLFNFKSHELKGLPVDVLMKLIPEHARKQCPFLGL